In Dermatophilus congolensis, a genomic segment contains:
- a CDS encoding ABC transporter ATP-binding protein, with protein MTTTHTKHATHRNVGQTLLEVDNLHVDFHTDDGVAHAINGASFSVAEGETLAILGESGSGKSVTAQAIMGILDTPPARIASGSVRYRGRDILTLPESERRKLRGPDISMVFQDALSALNPVFPVGWQIAEMLRVHRGMNRKDALDQAIRLMERVHIPGAKQRVKAFPHQFSGGMRQRIMIAVAIALDPAVLIADEPTTALDVTVQAQIMRLLAELQEERHMGLILITHDLGVVADVADRIAVMYAGRIMEQANVFDAYAYPAHPYTKGLLDSIPRMDGRGEQLAAIGGLPPNLLAMPPGCEFQPRCRYATSECTRTRPELHTVEDDPTHPHTSACHYADSLFEGKLTPRAEVTTTGSIRTVPTSTTPTNGETR; from the coding sequence ATGACCACCACACACACCAAACACGCCACCCACCGCAACGTCGGCCAAACCCTCCTGGAAGTCGATAACCTCCACGTCGACTTCCACACCGACGACGGCGTCGCACACGCCATCAACGGCGCCTCATTCAGCGTCGCCGAAGGCGAAACCCTCGCCATCCTCGGCGAATCCGGATCCGGGAAATCTGTCACCGCCCAAGCCATCATGGGCATCCTCGACACACCACCAGCACGCATCGCCTCCGGATCCGTGCGCTACCGCGGCCGTGACATCCTCACCCTGCCCGAAAGCGAACGCCGCAAACTACGCGGACCTGACATCTCTATGGTGTTCCAGGACGCCCTATCAGCCCTTAACCCTGTCTTCCCCGTCGGCTGGCAAATCGCTGAAATGCTCCGCGTCCACCGCGGCATGAACCGCAAAGACGCCCTCGACCAAGCCATCCGACTCATGGAACGCGTCCACATCCCCGGCGCAAAACAACGCGTCAAAGCATTCCCCCACCAATTCTCCGGCGGAATGCGCCAACGCATCATGATCGCCGTGGCCATCGCGCTAGACCCAGCAGTCCTCATCGCCGATGAACCCACCACCGCCCTGGACGTCACCGTCCAAGCCCAAATCATGCGCCTGTTGGCCGAACTCCAAGAAGAACGCCACATGGGCCTCATCCTCATCACCCACGATCTAGGGGTCGTGGCCGACGTCGCCGACCGCATCGCCGTCATGTACGCCGGACGCATCATGGAACAGGCCAACGTTTTCGACGCCTACGCCTACCCCGCACACCCCTACACCAAAGGTCTCCTCGACTCCATCCCCCGCATGGACGGTCGAGGCGAACAACTCGCCGCCATCGGTGGACTGCCGCCCAACCTGCTCGCCATGCCCCCCGGCTGCGAATTCCAACCCCGCTGCCGCTACGCCACCAGCGAATGCACCCGCACCCGCCCAGAACTGCACACCGTCGAAGACGACCCCACCCACCCGCACACCTCGGCCTGCCACTACGCAGACTCCCTCTTCGAGGGCAAACTCACCCCCCGCGCCGAAGTCACCACCACCGGCAGCATCCGCACCGTGCCCACCTCAACCACCCCCACGAACGGAGAAACACGATGA
- a CDS encoding ABC transporter permease has product MTDTNTTPTGTTPSSVAQEPTMKPTTTAEAPARSLTSDAWLYLRRRPLFWVSTIMIITLVLMAIAPSLFAHGDPYAADLSQSRAEPSAEAWFGRDIQGADIYTLTIYGARASILVGVLTTIATLLIGAIVGTLAAYFGGIWDTLLMRVTDVFFAIPMLLGGILFMTSFPNPPDASFWVVVGKVVLVLSLFGWPSIARLMRGAILQIKDSEYVMAARALGAGTGRIIFRHLLPNAFAPALVVSTINLGTFIAAEATLSFLGIGLTSPAISWGLAISTGTDAIYAAPHILLFPSLFLSITVLAFILLGDAVRDAFDPKAR; this is encoded by the coding sequence ATGACTGACACCAACACCACCCCCACCGGCACCACCCCCAGCAGCGTCGCCCAGGAACCCACCATGAAACCCACCACCACCGCAGAGGCCCCCGCACGGTCCCTGACCTCCGACGCCTGGCTCTACCTGCGCCGACGCCCCCTGTTCTGGGTCTCCACAATCATGATCATCACCCTCGTGCTCATGGCCATAGCGCCCAGCCTCTTCGCCCACGGCGACCCCTACGCCGCCGACCTATCCCAATCACGCGCCGAACCCAGCGCCGAGGCATGGTTCGGCCGAGACATCCAAGGCGCAGACATCTACACCCTCACCATCTACGGCGCGCGCGCCTCCATCCTCGTCGGTGTCCTCACCACCATCGCCACCCTCCTCATCGGCGCCATCGTCGGCACCCTCGCCGCCTACTTCGGCGGCATCTGGGACACCCTGCTCATGCGCGTCACCGATGTTTTCTTCGCCATCCCCATGCTGCTGGGCGGCATCCTGTTCATGACCTCTTTCCCCAACCCACCCGACGCCAGTTTCTGGGTCGTCGTAGGGAAAGTGGTCCTCGTTTTGTCTCTCTTCGGCTGGCCCAGCATCGCCCGACTCATGCGCGGAGCCATCCTCCAAATCAAAGACAGCGAATACGTCATGGCAGCCCGCGCCCTCGGGGCAGGAACAGGGCGCATCATCTTCCGCCACCTACTGCCCAACGCATTCGCACCCGCCCTGGTGGTCTCCACCATCAACCTAGGCACCTTCATCGCCGCCGAAGCAACCCTGAGCTTCCTCGGCATCGGGTTGACCTCCCCCGCCATCAGCTGGGGACTAGCAATCTCAACCGGCACCGACGCCATCTACGCCGCACCCCACATCCTGCTCTTCCCGAGCCTGTTCTTGTCGATCACCGTCCTGGCCTTCATCCTCCTCGGCGACGCCGTCCGTGACGCGTTCGACCCCAAGGCCCGATGA
- a CDS encoding ABC transporter permease, translating into MGTYVLRRLLQMIPVVLGATFLIFAMVFALPGDPTVGKCGERPCSPEFVAEFRAQHNLDDPLIIQYAKWGGNVLQGDFGKNYFGNPISEELTERYSVTGQLAIVAVTVEIIIGVLAGILAGIRKGGFIDALVMVGTLFVISIPIIVIAPIMQLVFGIQLQWFPVTVGYEPGWYQLLLPGFVLGSLSIAYVARLTRTNLVENLRADYARTARAKGLTQKRVVGIHVLRNSLIPVITFIGADFGALLGGAIVTERIFNIPGVGGYIFESIANRDGIAVVSAVTMLVLVFLLVNLIVDLLYGVLDPRISHD; encoded by the coding sequence GTGGGCACCTATGTTCTGCGCCGACTACTACAGATGATCCCTGTCGTACTGGGCGCAACCTTCCTCATTTTCGCGATGGTCTTCGCACTACCCGGAGACCCCACTGTCGGTAAATGCGGTGAGCGCCCATGCTCACCCGAATTCGTTGCTGAATTCCGCGCCCAACACAACCTGGATGACCCCCTGATCATCCAATACGCGAAGTGGGGAGGAAATGTACTCCAAGGCGACTTCGGAAAGAACTACTTCGGCAACCCCATCAGCGAAGAGCTCACCGAACGCTACTCAGTCACCGGGCAACTAGCCATCGTCGCCGTCACCGTCGAAATCATCATCGGTGTCCTGGCCGGAATCCTGGCTGGAATCCGCAAAGGCGGATTCATCGACGCCCTCGTCATGGTCGGAACCCTATTCGTCATCTCCATCCCGATCATCGTCATCGCCCCCATCATGCAACTCGTGTTCGGGATCCAACTCCAATGGTTCCCCGTCACCGTCGGCTACGAACCCGGCTGGTACCAGCTCCTCCTGCCCGGATTCGTCCTCGGATCCCTATCCATCGCCTACGTCGCCCGACTCACCCGCACCAACCTCGTCGAAAATCTCCGCGCTGACTACGCCCGCACCGCACGCGCCAAAGGCCTCACCCAAAAACGCGTCGTTGGTATCCACGTACTGCGCAACTCACTCATCCCAGTCATCACCTTCATCGGCGCCGACTTCGGTGCCCTCCTAGGCGGGGCCATCGTCACCGAACGCATCTTCAACATCCCCGGAGTAGGCGGATACATCTTCGAAAGCATCGCCAACCGTGACGGCATCGCCGTCGTCTCAGCCGTCACGATGCTCGTCCTGGTCTTCCTGCTCGTCAACCTGATCGTCGACCTGCTGTACGGCGTTCTCGACCCGAGGATCAGCCATGACTGA
- a CDS encoding peptide ABC transporter substrate-binding protein, whose amino-acid sequence MPIRTRAALAVGLSLTTLLAACGGGGSNGSKVEGGAVTMRGCNPQNPLITTSTSEVCGGDVLDAVSSGLVRYSAQSGAPEKDMAESIETTDNQHFTVKLKPGRKFSDGTEVKAKNFVDAWNWGAYGPNAQINSYFFEPIKGYEDLQGDKGAQPKAKEMSGLKVVDDHTFTIETTQKIANLEVRLGHAPFMPLPDVFFKDTEAYGKKPISAGPLMVENWTPNREIVLAKNPHYDGPDKTQVGKVTFRIYQNSDAAYKDAQAGNLDIDNDPPQSSLINEKYKNDFKNRNISAPIAGNGTIAFAPKETDPSIQNPKLRQALSMAIDRETISKQIFAGARVPATGWVPPAVDGHKAGGCGEYCTYNPTKAKQLLEEAGGYTGTLTFSYNADSDHGPWTKAVCNNIQQNLGINCVSTPVVDFKTFRTQITKHEMKGMFRAGWQMDYPSIENFLTPQFSTGGSSNDGKYSNPEFDKKLAEAVEAPSLEEANKEYQEAESMLANDMPSIPMFDYIRQVVYSDRISDIKITKKGTIDWASLKVKG is encoded by the coding sequence ATGCCTATCCGCACACGCGCCGCCCTCGCAGTCGGCCTCTCCCTCACCACGCTTCTGGCCGCCTGCGGCGGCGGAGGCTCCAACGGTTCAAAGGTGGAAGGCGGGGCAGTCACCATGCGCGGCTGCAACCCCCAGAACCCCCTCATCACCACCTCCACCAGCGAGGTATGCGGCGGCGACGTCCTCGACGCGGTCTCCTCCGGGCTCGTGCGATACAGCGCACAAAGCGGAGCGCCCGAAAAAGACATGGCCGAATCCATCGAGACGACGGACAATCAGCACTTCACCGTCAAACTCAAACCAGGCCGCAAATTCTCCGACGGCACCGAAGTCAAAGCCAAAAACTTCGTCGACGCCTGGAACTGGGGCGCATACGGACCCAACGCCCAAATCAACTCCTACTTCTTCGAACCCATCAAAGGCTACGAAGACCTCCAAGGCGACAAAGGTGCACAGCCCAAAGCCAAAGAGATGAGCGGCCTGAAGGTTGTTGACGACCACACCTTCACCATCGAAACCACCCAAAAAATCGCCAACCTCGAAGTCCGCCTCGGCCACGCCCCCTTCATGCCGCTACCCGACGTCTTCTTCAAAGACACCGAGGCATACGGCAAAAAACCCATCTCTGCTGGCCCCCTCATGGTCGAAAACTGGACCCCCAACCGAGAAATCGTGCTGGCGAAAAACCCGCACTACGACGGCCCAGACAAAACCCAGGTCGGCAAAGTCACGTTCCGCATCTACCAGAACTCTGACGCTGCCTACAAAGACGCCCAAGCCGGCAACCTCGACATCGACAACGACCCGCCACAGTCATCCCTCATCAACGAGAAGTACAAAAACGACTTCAAAAACCGAAACATCTCGGCGCCCATCGCCGGCAACGGCACCATCGCGTTCGCGCCCAAAGAAACCGACCCCAGCATCCAAAACCCCAAACTGCGCCAAGCGCTATCCATGGCGATCGACCGCGAAACCATCAGCAAACAGATCTTCGCTGGCGCTCGCGTCCCCGCCACCGGGTGGGTCCCCCCAGCCGTTGACGGCCACAAAGCTGGCGGCTGCGGCGAATACTGCACCTACAACCCCACCAAAGCCAAACAACTCCTCGAAGAAGCCGGTGGCTACACAGGCACCCTCACCTTCAGCTACAACGCCGACTCCGACCACGGCCCCTGGACCAAAGCCGTCTGCAACAACATCCAGCAGAACCTCGGCATCAACTGCGTCTCCACCCCCGTAGTCGACTTCAAAACATTCCGCACCCAAATCACCAAACATGAAATGAAAGGCATGTTCCGCGCCGGATGGCAGATGGACTACCCCTCCATCGAAAACTTCCTCACCCCCCAGTTCTCCACCGGCGGATCCAGCAACGACGGCAAATACAGCAACCCCGAATTCGACAAGAAACTCGCTGAAGCCGTCGAAGCGCCCTCCTTGGAAGAAGCGAACAAGGAATACCAAGAAGCAGAAAGCATGCTCGCCAACGACATGCCCAGCATCCCGATGTTCGACTACATCCGCCAAGTCGTATACAGCGACCGCATCAGCGACATCAAAATCACCAAAAAAGGCACCATCGACTGGGCCTCACTCAAAGTTAAAGGCTGA
- a CDS encoding ABC transporter substrate-binding protein, whose product MSKRRCTMAVAIVMAAVLGVSGCAGGGGQDSKSSVGSHDPASLVQRNPQDRAHMDKGGTAVFVMKTFPTNYNGLHTDGNNHSWGQITAATDPMLFIYSPQGASARTEYLIKMPHVEVSGGKQVVTYDLNPKAIWNDGTKIDWTAFEATWKSQRASVDEGKYNNSGATAGYEDIESVEKGDTPEQVVVTFKKPFNPITEIFASLIHPKVAKDPETFNTLMKTDPHPELRSGPFVIKEIDDQSRTAVIVPNNKWWGNAPMLDRVVFRQMEESATILAFKNGEIDATDVANKARLEQIRGTAGMELRHSQLLYNNVYIFNANSPSLKDIAVRKAIWQGLDREQLRKIRFNGIDYTEKPVESGLFFSFDPRAENNMPVKFDPQAARKTLQDAGYLPRPTGSSRKMARSCRFATQLLAMPHCKQRWRRPSSPS is encoded by the coding sequence GTGAGTAAACGCAGGTGCACTATGGCAGTGGCGATCGTGATGGCTGCTGTGCTGGGGGTTTCTGGTTGTGCTGGTGGGGGTGGGCAGGATTCGAAGAGTTCGGTGGGTAGTCATGATCCTGCTTCGTTGGTGCAACGTAATCCGCAGGATCGGGCTCATATGGATAAGGGCGGCACCGCCGTTTTCGTGATGAAGACTTTTCCAACGAACTACAACGGTCTGCACACCGATGGCAACAATCATAGTTGGGGTCAGATCACAGCAGCCACAGATCCGATGCTGTTTATCTATTCGCCGCAAGGGGCCAGTGCCCGCACTGAGTACCTCATCAAGATGCCGCATGTGGAGGTCAGCGGCGGCAAACAGGTGGTCACTTACGACCTCAATCCGAAGGCGATCTGGAATGACGGGACCAAGATCGATTGGACTGCTTTTGAGGCCACGTGGAAGTCTCAGCGTGCATCGGTAGATGAGGGTAAGTACAACAACTCTGGCGCCACTGCTGGCTATGAGGACATCGAGTCGGTAGAGAAGGGGGATACCCCTGAGCAGGTGGTTGTGACTTTCAAAAAGCCTTTCAATCCGATCACTGAGATTTTTGCATCTTTGATCCACCCGAAGGTGGCGAAAGATCCAGAAACTTTTAACACCCTGATGAAGACGGATCCGCATCCAGAGCTGCGTTCTGGACCGTTTGTCATCAAGGAAATTGATGATCAGAGCAGGACTGCCGTCATCGTCCCTAATAACAAGTGGTGGGGAAATGCACCGATGCTGGATCGGGTGGTGTTTCGTCAGATGGAGGAGTCGGCAACCATTCTGGCGTTCAAAAATGGGGAGATCGATGCCACGGATGTAGCAAATAAGGCACGGTTGGAGCAGATCCGTGGCACTGCTGGGATGGAATTACGCCACAGCCAGCTGCTGTACAACAACGTCTATATTTTCAACGCGAACTCACCGAGCCTCAAAGACATAGCTGTGCGTAAAGCCATCTGGCAGGGATTGGACCGGGAGCAGCTACGGAAAATCCGATTCAATGGGATCGACTACACCGAGAAACCGGTCGAGTCTGGGTTGTTCTTCTCCTTCGACCCACGAGCTGAGAACAATATGCCAGTGAAGTTCGACCCGCAGGCTGCACGGAAAACGCTGCAGGATGCGGGGTATCTTCCCAGGCCGACGGGATCGTCGCGAAAAATGGCACGAAGCTGTCGGTTCGCTACACAACTTTTGGCGATGCCCCACTGCAAGCAGCGCTGGCGCAGACCGTCCAGTCCCAGCTGA
- a CDS encoding ABC transporter permease has product MTSDAHTCTEPPAPLPGGAAAPVGSVQPEHAITRKSTLILRRLLRNKGAIVGLVMLGLVVVFALAGNTINSFSYTDQDLMNLGAAPGEGGHILGTNAGGLDLWAMLVRGTGKSLLIALCVGVLAPLIGAVYGTAIAFWGGTRERIGMWLLEMLILMPYFLVIAVLMGSSQGNAFQLALYLTLFGWMGLARVVRATTQSLREREFVACARYMGVSDWQIIRRHIIPNIGSYLILNIVLGTFGAIIAETSLSFLGVGVRPPDVSLGQLIGQSASQLSAYPWMFWGPVACLLWITLSLSLVGDGLRDALGPNSKSGGRA; this is encoded by the coding sequence ATGACTAGCGATGCACACACCTGCACTGAGCCCCCGGCACCTCTGCCTGGCGGAGCTGCTGCGCCTGTGGGCTCTGTTCAGCCGGAGCATGCGATCACGCGTAAGTCCACGCTCATTCTGCGCCGACTGTTGCGGAACAAAGGAGCGATCGTTGGCCTGGTGATGCTGGGCTTGGTCGTGGTTTTCGCACTTGCTGGGAACACCATCAACTCGTTTTCGTACACCGATCAGGACCTGATGAATTTGGGGGCTGCCCCTGGTGAAGGCGGCCATATTCTTGGCACCAACGCTGGCGGGTTAGATCTGTGGGCGATGTTGGTGCGCGGTACTGGAAAGTCTTTGCTTATCGCTTTGTGTGTGGGCGTGCTCGCTCCGCTAATCGGGGCGGTGTATGGCACGGCGATTGCTTTCTGGGGTGGCACACGTGAGCGGATAGGCATGTGGCTGTTGGAGATGCTGATTTTGATGCCGTATTTCCTGGTCATCGCGGTGTTGATGGGCTCCAGTCAGGGGAATGCTTTCCAGTTGGCGCTGTATTTGACGTTGTTTGGCTGGATGGGGTTGGCGCGTGTGGTGCGAGCCACGACGCAGTCGTTGCGTGAGCGTGAGTTCGTTGCGTGTGCGCGGTACATGGGTGTGTCGGATTGGCAGATTATCCGGCGGCACATCATTCCGAATATTGGCTCGTATTTGATTCTCAACATTGTGTTGGGAACGTTCGGGGCGATCATCGCCGAGACGTCGCTGAGCTTCCTGGGTGTGGGGGTACGGCCGCCGGATGTCTCTCTTGGCCAGCTGATTGGGCAGTCAGCCAGTCAGTTGTCTGCTTATCCGTGGATGTTCTGGGGTCCGGTGGCGTGTCTGCTGTGGATCACTTTGTCCTTGTCTTTGGTCGGTGATGGTCTGCGTGACGCTCTCGGCCCCAACAGCAAGTCCGGAGGCCGAGCATGA